The genomic window GACCGTGTTTGGTTGCAACCTGTCATGGTGCCAAAATGGGTGCGAGGTACGCCTGAATTTGCCTATATAGAAACGGCGCCTGGGAAAACTATTTCTGTGAATATATGTGCTTTGGGAGGATCGGTTGCTACTCCGCTTCAAGGTGTGAAAGCAGAAGTGATTGAAGTGCAAGGCATAGAAGAATTAAAAGCCTTGGAGCGAAAAGATGTGGAAGGAAAAATCGTATTTTTCAACCGTCCCATGCAAGCCGATTTGATCTTAACTTTTGAAGCCTATAGTGGTTGTGTCGATCAGCGTTACAATGGGGCAGAAGAAGCTGGTAAACTCGGAGCAGTTGCCATGATTGTGCGTTCTATGAATCTCAGAATGGACGATTTGCCTCACACGGGAGCAATGTCTTACGGAGATGCACCTGTATCTAAACGGATTGCTTCGTCAGCGATTAGCACCAATGATGCCGAAATGTTAAGCGGTATGCTAAAGATCGATTCAAGTCTTAAATTATTTATCAAACAAAGTTGTCGTCAATTAAAAGATGTGCAGTCTTACAACGTGATTGGCGAAATTACAGGGGCTGAATTTCCAGAGGAAATCATTACCGTCGGCGGACATTTAGATTCGTGGGATTTAGGGGATGGTTCGCATGACGATGGTGCGGGTTGTGTCCAATCTATGGATGTACTGCGCTTATTGAAAATTTCGGGAATTAAACCCAAACGAACGATCAGAGTTGTATTGTTTATGAATGAAGAAAATGGATTAAGAGGTGGTAAAGCGTATGCGAAGGAAGCCACACGAAAAGGGGAGAATCATATTTTTGCCTTAGAAAGTGACTCAGGTGGGTTCACACCTCGAGGCTTCACTTTTGATGGCCCCGATTATAAAGTGGATCAAATCATGCAATGGAAGCCTTTGTTTGAACCCTATCTTATTCATTATTTCAAAAAAGGAGGCAGTGGTGCCGATATTGGTCCCTTAAAAAAAAACACGAATGTGTTGGCAGGATTGCGTCCAGATTCACAACGTTACTTTGACCACCACCATGCGGCGAATGATACTTTTGATGCCGTTAATAAACGTGAATTAGAGTTAGGAGCCGCCACCATGACGTCCTTGGTTTATTTGGTAGATAAATATGGACTGAATACCATAACGAAAATACCACAGTTAAAGGACTAAAGTTTCTTATTTTACTAACTGAAAGATGTACCCAAAAGAAATGTTTCTTTGGTAAAAGAAAAATTCTTGAGAAGCAGAGTCTGCTGTGGATCTAGTAGTTCGTATGTCCGACATATCAATATAGCCTGCTTTAAATTCCGCTTGTACAAAAAAGTGGTCAAACAAAGTTAAATTGACACCCGCCTTAAAAGACAGTCCAAATCCTGCCAAGTGAAATTCATCATTTTGCTCTTTAGAAAGTAAGGTTGAATTGGTTTTTGGGTATAAAATTCCTGCACCAAAAGATTCTAACAGATTCAGTTGTATTTTTTTGGAATTCCATTTTAGATAATCCCCAAGATTATCAACTCTTGAAATCTCAACATTTATATAGTTGAGTCCATCGGTATGTTCAAATTCCAAGAAATCCTCATCAATGTATATAGGTGCATTGTCATACACACCGTTGAATTCTGAGAGTGGATCGTCTAAGTCAATATAACCATCAATCGTGGCGGGTTGTTGCTCTACCATGATGTATTTCATGTGATCGTCTCCTATAGAAATGTTCCAATTGTCATGAAAATAATACCCTATTCTTGCCACGGTTTGCGGAATGGTGATGTTTGTAGGATTTAAATACACGTCTGCATCCCACGGGTTTTGACGGTCTTTGGCAGCCACATCATAGAGTGTAAATTCATAATCGTCCCCTCTAAAGGTGATGTCTGAATAGCTGTATTGTGCTTTATTCCATCCCCAATAAAAATAGAATTTACCTTTATTTTGGGTTTTAAAACTAGTTTCGATGGTGGGTGTTTCCATAGAAATTTCAAGAGGCGTTTCTTGAGAATATCCTTGAATACTGAATCCAAATAATAAGCAAATGAGGAGTGCCTTTTGCATAGGTTCTAAAGGGAATTTATAGTGCGTCTTATGGCGCTTAAGTTGGTAAGTAATTTTTCTAAATGGTCGATGTGAAGCATATTGGCACCATCACTTTTGGCATTGGAAGGGTCAAAATGTGTTTCGATAAATAATCCATCCACATTATTAACAATGCCTGCGCGGGCAATGGTTTCAATCATATCTGGACGACCACCGGTCACGCCACTTGTTTGGTTGGGTTGTTGTAGCGAGTGTGTCACGTCCAAAACAGTAGGTGCAAAAGCACGCATTGTTGGAATGCCACGGAAATCAACAATCATATCTTGATAGCCAAACATGGTGCCACGATCGGTAATCCATGCCTTTTCGTTTCCAGCATCTTTCACTTTTTGAACGGCATGTTTCATGGCTTCGGGACTCATAAATTGCCCTTTTTTTAAATTCACAACTTTTCCTGTTTGAGCCGCTGCGACTACAAGGTCGGTTTGTCTTACTAGAAACGCAGGGATTTGTAATACATCTACATACTGAGCTGCCAAGGCTGCATCCGATACTTCATGAATATCGGTGACGGTTGGGATGTCAAAAGTTTCGGAAACTTTTCTAAGAATTTTCAAGGCTTTTTCATCACCGATTCCTGTAAAGCTATCAATTCGACTGCGGTTTGC from Formosa sp. Hel1_33_131 includes these protein-coding regions:
- a CDS encoding M20/M25/M40 family metallo-hydrolase, which produces MKYLALIIFCFLTLGLNAQSDADYIKTIYKNTLTNGQSYQWLDYLSNEIGGRLSGSLNAELAVEYTKEELEKLGLDRVWLQPVMVPKWVRGTPEFAYIETAPGKTISVNICALGGSVATPLQGVKAEVIEVQGIEELKALERKDVEGKIVFFNRPMQADLILTFEAYSGCVDQRYNGAEEAGKLGAVAMIVRSMNLRMDDLPHTGAMSYGDAPVSKRIASSAISTNDAEMLSGMLKIDSSLKLFIKQSCRQLKDVQSYNVIGEITGAEFPEEIITVGGHLDSWDLGDGSHDDGAGCVQSMDVLRLLKISGIKPKRTIRVVLFMNEENGLRGGKAYAKEATRKGENHIFALESDSGGFTPRGFTFDGPDYKVDQIMQWKPLFEPYLIHYFKKGGSGADIGPLKKNTNVLAGLRPDSQRYFDHHHAANDTFDAVNKRELELGAATMTSLVYLVDKYGLNTITKIPQLKD
- the kdsA gene encoding 3-deoxy-8-phosphooctulonate synthase, which translates into the protein MNLQDIPKLKHTTSDNFFLLAGPCAIESETMALQIAEKVCKITDDLKIPYIFKGSFKKANRSRIDSFTGIGDEKALKILRKVSETFDIPTVTDIHEVSDAALAAQYVDVLQIPAFLVRQTDLVVAAAQTGKVVNLKKGQFMSPEAMKHAVQKVKDAGNEKAWITDRGTMFGYQDMIVDFRGIPTMRAFAPTVLDVTHSLQQPNQTSGVTGGRPDMIETIARAGIVNNVDGLFIETHFDPSNAKSDGANMLHIDHLEKLLTNLSAIRRTINSL